The following proteins come from a genomic window of Verrucomicrobiota bacterium:
- a CDS encoding phage holin family protein: MNFENLKPFLQRWAITTLAVLVAANVVDGIHYDTLGGLLVASLLLGVLNAFLRPVMLLLSLPLLILTLGLFTLVINAMLLSFVGWLVRPFHVDSFGAAFWGSLVISIVSLVVNLMLGTHQVKIETRRGKGPPGGRDSGDGPVIDV; this comes from the coding sequence TTGAACTTTGAAAACTTAAAACCCTTTCTCCAGCGCTGGGCCATTACAACGCTGGCGGTGCTGGTCGCAGCGAATGTGGTGGATGGGATTCACTACGACACGCTCGGTGGTCTCCTGGTGGCGTCTTTGCTGTTGGGCGTCTTGAATGCGTTTCTTCGGCCCGTAATGCTGCTCTTGTCGCTGCCGTTGCTCATCCTCACCCTGGGCCTGTTCACCCTGGTAATCAACGCGATGTTGCTCTCGTTCGTCGGCTGGCTGGTGCGCCCGTTCCACGTGGACAGTTTCGGTGCGGCCTTTTGGGGCTCCCTGGTGATCAGCATTGTTTCGCTGGTCGTCAACCTCATGCTCGGCACGCATCAAGTGAAGATCGAGACCCGGCGCGGAAAGGGACCTCCCGGAGGACGCGACAGCGGCGACGGACCGGTCATTGACGTGTGA